The genomic stretch ACCTGGAAGGTCTGGGCAGCATTGAAGGCGTGGCGGCAGCTAAAGGAGAGTTGTTTGAAAGCTGTCGCTCTTCAGCTGTACTGGTGATAAATCTCGAAGATCCGTTGGTACGGAAGCTGGCAAGGAAATGTAAAAATGAAAAGGTAACCTTTGGGCAGCAGTTGAAAGCTGATGTGCGCTCTACCCATTTTGTTGCCAAGGGCCAGGATGGTGTTGATTTTACGCTTCATATTGGCAATCAAAAGGCCAGAGTACATTTAAATGCAATGGGTGAACATAATGTTTTAAATAGTTTGGCGGCAGCGGCTATGGCTTACGCAGCAGGTGCAGAAATATCTGAAATAGTATCGGGGTTGGAATCGTTTACGTCACAATCAAACAGATTGGGGATTCAGGAGTTGTCCGGTGGCCTGACAGTCATAAACGACAGCTATAACGCCAACCCAGCGTCCATGCAAGCAGCATTAGCAACAGTACAAGGGATACGGAAAGGAAGTAAGACTGTTGCAGTTCTTGGAGACATGCTTGAATTGGGCGATTGCAGTGAACAGGAACATAGTCAAATCGGGGAACTGGCTGCATGGTCAGGGTTTGATTATCTTTTTGCTGTCGGTGCTTATGCTGAAACCATGGTCGTTGCCGCCAGAAGTGCTGGGATGAGTTTGGAAAGGGCACTGAAGTTTCAAACAAAAACAGATTTGGCCACTCATATTATCGAACTCCTAGAAAAGGATGCCCTTCGTAGTGGTGATATCGTTCTCGTGAAAGGCTCACGCGGAATGCATATGGAAGAGGTGATTAAAGAGCTGGAATGTCAAATTAAAGTTAACCGCTAAGGTACAATATGTTTTATCATTTTCTCTATCCACTCCATACTGTATTCAGCGGCTTTAATGTATTTCGTTATATTACTTTTCGCTGTGTAGGGGCAACAGTCACTGCATTTTTGATTGTCCTGCTGGTTGGGCCAACGTTTATTAAATATTTGAAAAAGTTGGAAATCGGGCAGGTTATTCGTGCTGATGGACCACAGAGTCACTTCTCCAAGCAAGGAGTGCCGACCATGGGAGGGGTGCTCATTATTTTTGCCTTGAGTATGACGACTCTGCTGTGGGTTGATTTAATGAACCCTCATGTCTGGATAATTCTCATTGTAACACTCTGGTTTGCCTTAATAGGTGGTTACGACGACTATCGAAAAATTAAAAAACAAAACAGCAAGGGGTTAAGCCCGAAGGAAAAGCTCCTGCTCCAGGGGGCTGGGGCATTAACCGCGTCGTGGTTTATCTTCAAGAACCCCGCTATAAATACAGAAATCGTGCTGCCGTTTTTTAAGAATTTCAGTCCTGATTTAGGTATGTTCTACATGGTTTTTGTGATCCTGGTTGTTGTGGGTGCCTCGAATGCAGTCAACCTGACTGATGGGCTTGACGGATTGGCTTCCGGGCCAACAGTCGTCACCAGTGCCGTGTACCTCGTTTTTTCGTATCTTGCCGGGCATGCAACCCTGGCATCGTATCTGCAAATTCCTTTTGTGTCGGGTGCCGGTGAAATCGCAATATTTTGTGGAGCTATGGTGGGTGCAAGTTTGGGCTTTTTATGGTTCAACACCTTTCCAGCTCAAATCTTTATGGGTGATACTGGCTCTTTGTCCCTGGGTGCAGCCTTAGGTTGTGTGGCAGTTATGACCAAGCAGGAGATTTTACTTGTGCTTGTTGGTGGTGTTTTTGTAATGGAGGCACTGTCCGTTATTTTGCAGGTTGGATTTTTTAAAATGAGCGGTGGAAAGCGAATTTTTTTGATGGCCCCATTTCACCATCATTATGAAAAGAAAGGATGGACAGAGCCAAAAGTTGTTGTCCGTTTTTGGATAGTTTCAATTATTCTTGGTTTATCAGCTCTCGCGACTTTAAAGCTTCGCTGATTTACGGTGGAAATTATGGCGGATTGTCTTTTGAAACCTGTTGCGCTTGGCGACACGGTACTGATCGTTGGTCTTGGCAAGTCCGGCCTGTCAGCTGTGCGTTTTTTTCTTAAACTGGGTGCGAAAGTTAAACTGTCAGATTCAAAACAAAATCCACCTCAGCACGTGGTTGACTGGCTCAACTCCATGAATATAGAGGTAGAGTTCGGTGGTCATAGTGAAAAGTTTTTCAGTGGCACTGATCTTGTGCTGTTAAGTCCCGGAGTTCCACATACTTTGCCGATTCTGGATTTTGTCCGCTCGCAAGGAACCCCCGTTTGTGGAGAATTAGCATTGGCTCCGCATTATTTGAAAACCCCGGTGATTGCAATAACCGGCACAAACGGAAAAACAACAACCACGACCTTGATCGGCGATATTGTCAAGGCAAGCGGCAAGAAGGTTTTTGTAGGCGGAAACATCGGTATCCCATTGACCGATTATCTGATAGGCGATCAAAGTGCAGATTGGCTTGTTCTGGAGGTAAGCAGTTTTCAGCTGGATACAGCGGGGAGTTTTCGACCTGATATCGGGCTCTTTTTAAATCTTACCCCGGATCACCTCGATCGATACGGCAGCGTAGAAGAGTATGCTCACGCTAAAATGAATCTTTTTGCTCACCAGGGCGTCAATGATGTTGTGATTTATAACTCGGACGATCCAGTTGTCTGTGCGTTGGTTCAGGATCAGCACATTTTTGTTGTTAACAATCCTAAAAGACGAACCCTTGCCTTTGGCCAGGGCCGATTAAATGGGGATGGCGCCTGGTATTGTGATACTGGTGTGGAATGTGCTGTTGGCGGAGTGAGGTGTGATTTTGATCTGTCCAGCACCGTATTTATGAACTTTCCCAATAAGGAAAATGCTGCAGCCGCCATTTTGTCATGCCTGGTCGCCGGATGTTCTGTTGAGGCTATAAACCATGGACTGAGAAAGTTTGTTGCCCTCGCGCATCGAATGACGCTGGTCAAAGAAGTTAACGGCGTACGCTATTATAATGATTCAAAGGCCACAAATATTGGTGCCTTGCAGGCAGCCCTCAAGGCTTTCTCAATGCCGGTTATCTTGATTGCCGGAGGGCGTGATAAGGGCGGAGATTTCAACCTGCTAAAAAAGGAAGTTTCCGAAAAAGTACGGTTGATGTTGCTTATTGGTGAGTCTAAGGCATTAATGGCAGAGACTTTCGAACAGGTTACCAAGGTTGAATGCTGTTCGTCACTTGTCGAGGCGGTGCATCGAGCCCACGAGTTGTCTGTTCCTGGAGATATTGTACTTTTTTCTCCTGCCTGTGCGAGCTTTGACATGTTTGACAGCTACGTACATCGCGGTGAAGTTTTCGAGAAAATTGTTTCAGAGCTTGTTGCTTAATTGGGCGGAAGGCAAAACTATGAAGACTTTAACGGTTGTCATTACAGGCGGAGGTACCGGAGGCCATATCTTTCCGGGAATTGCCATCGCTCAGGAGATGATCGCCAGAGACCATCAAACCCGTATAGTATTTATTGGTACCGAGCGCAGAATAGACAAACAGGCAATGGAAATGTATGGATTTGACACCAGAACGATACATTGCAAGCCTTTAAAAGGTTCCGGATTATGGGCAAAACTGAAATCTATCGGCCTTCTGCCTGTAAGTCTTCTGGAATCATTACTTGTATTGCGAAACATTAAACCTGATCTGGTTTTCGGGGTGGGTGGCTATGTAACAGGTCCAGTCCTTGTTGCGGCCCGATTATTGGGTGTACCAACCTGTATTCACGAGCAGAACTCCGTCCCAGGTATGGCAAACAGAAAGATTGGTGGAGTTGTAGATAGAATTTTTCTCTCATTACCGGGCAGTGAGCGGTTTTTTCCAGAAGAAAAATGTTTTTTGAGCGGAAACCCGATTCGGAAAGATATACTTGATATTTTGGCTGAAAAACAGAGTTCGAATGCCCCAACGTTAGTCGTTTTAGGAGGAAGTCAGGGGGCTCATAGTGTCAACCGGATTGTGCCGCCTGCTTTAGATTTGATTAAAACAAGATTGCCTGAAGGTTTTACTGTTATTCATCAAACCGGGGTTGCAGACGAGGAAGATGTGAGGCAAGAGTATGGTAGGATAGGAATTTCAGCCAGGGTTACAGCCTTTTTCAGTTCAATGAAAGAGGTTTATAGCGAGGCTACACTGGTGCTGTCCCGGGCCGGAGCTACAACATTAGCCGAGTTGACAGCGCTTCAGTTGCCGATGCTTTTGATCCCATTTCCATATGCGGCAGATAATCATCAACAAAAAAATGCCCAGATTCTTGTTGATAGCGGCGCTGCCAAGATGTTTCTGGAAGCTGATCTGACGCCGGAAATACTTAGTGTTGAGTTGCTGTCACTTCTACTTAGCGAGGAAGCACGGCACAAAATGGCAAAATCAAGTGGGGCGCTTGCAAGGCCACATGCTGCCCAGGCAATCGTTGATCAGGCCTTGACATTATTGAGGCAAAAAGAAGCATGATGGGTGTTGACTATTATAAGCTGTCGTTCAAAAATAACTGAGGGTTCACTGTTTCTGCAAGCACCAGTGCATCACAACGTAGACGTTCTGTGAAAAATGTATAAAAAAAATAAACATATTCATTTTGTCGGTATAGGCGGAATCGGCATGAGTGGTATTGCTGAGTTGCTGTTAAATCTTCACTACACTGTCAGCGGCTCTGATCTCAGGGAAAGTGATATAACGCGCAGATTGGCAAAACTTGGCGGCATCATCAATATCGGTCATCGCGGTGAGTGGGTGAAGGGTGCCGATGTTGTCGTCACCTCCACTGCGGTTCGCAAGAATAACCCGGAAATAGTTGCAGCCAATGAGGCCTTGATTCCAGTTATTCCAAGAGCGGAGATGCTGGCCGAATTGATGCGTTTAAAAAAGTATGGAATTGCCGTAGCCGGAAGCCATGGTAAAACCACTACGACATCGATGACAGGGTGGATGCTGGCTCAAGCTGGCTTAGACCCTACTGTGGTGATTGGCGGTCAGGTTGATAATTTCGGCAGCAACGCCAAGCTTGGTGATGGCGAGTTCTTAGTGGCTGAGGCCGACGAAAGTGATGGGTCGTTCTTGCATTTGTCTCCCGTAGTAGAGGTTGTGACCAATATTGACCTTGAGCATCTTGATTATTACAGCGGTATTGAAGAGATTAAGGCGGTGTTTTTGCAGTTCATCAATAAAATCCCTTTTTATGGTGCCGCCGTTATATGCCTGGACGATGCCAATATTGTCGAGTTGATGCCACAGATAAAAAAGCGTGTGATCACCTATGGTTTGACCGCCCAAGCTGATTTACATGCCAGGGGCATTGAAACTGAGGGCTTAACTTCACGGTTTGAAGTTTGTGGCAATAATAAGGTACTTGGTGAAATTAAAATTAATTTTGCAGGAACACATAACGTTTATAACGCACTGGCTGCAGTAGCTGTGGGTCTGGAACTTGATATCGACTTTGATGTAATTAAGAAAGGTTTGGAAAGTTTTACTGGTGTTCAGCGCCGATTACAGGTCAAGGGAGAGGTCAAAGGAGTTACGGTGGTGGATGATTACGGCCACCACCCGACTGAGATCAGGGCGACGTTGTCGGCAATGCGCTTAGCATGGCCGAAGAGGAGAATAGTCGTCTTGTTTCAGCCCCATCGATATACGCGCACCCAGGCATTATTTAAAGAGTTCTCAACCGCATTTCATGATGCTGATATGTTATTTATCGGTGACATCTATCCGGCCAGTGAAGATCCTATCGAGGGGGTAACCAGCCTGACTTTAATTGACAAAATCAAAGTCCATGGCCAAAAAAATGTTTATTACGTTACTGACCTCAATAAGGCTGTAGATCAGTTGCTGCCATACCTGGAAAGCGCTGACGTGTTCTTGACCCTTGGGGCGGGTAATGTGTGGCAGATTGGAGAACAGGTGCTGGATAACCTGAAGGATGCGAATCTGAAAAGTGAGAAGTTATAAGGAGACAATTAAAAACTGTTGGGACAACGATATCTGCTGGGACTGCCCACTGAGTGAGTATACAACTCTTAAAGTCGGAGGCCCTGCAGATGCCCTTATCAAGCCGGGATCTGCAAGGCAGTTGCAACAGTTAATCGAAAAACTTTCTTTAGAGGCGGTGCCATGGCAGATTCTGGGCCATGGAAGCAATGTTGTGGTGGCAGATGAAGGCGTTGACGGTGTGGTTATTCTACTTGGTCCGGAATTCGCTGCAATTTGGCAGGATGAAGAAGGAAGGGTTACTGTTGAAGCTGGTTGCAGTCTGGCAAAACTTGGTAAGTGGTGTGCGGATCGCTCTATGTCCGGTTTAGAATTTACGGCTGGGATTCCTGGTTCGGTCGGGGGGGCAGTTGTAATGAATGCTGGAGCGTGGGGGCATGAAATGAAAGATGTTCTGCACAGTCTTGAAGTGATGGGGGCCGACGGGCAGCTTACTGCGGAACTCCTATCTGCTGATGATTTTCAGTACAGAAAGTGGAACAAAAAAGCGGGCCGGGTCGTTGTCTCCGCCACACTTAATCTTTCGCACTGCCCAACGAAAGAGATCGCTGCTAAGAGTGGCGAGTATATTCGTCAGCGTAATGAAAAACAGCCCAAAGGGCTGGCGAGTGCCGGTTCGTTTTTTAAAAATATAAAGGGCATTCCAGCCGGCATGCTCATTGAGAAAGCAGGCCTGAAGGGATTAACCATTGGTGGTGCACAGGTTTCCAGAAAACATGCCAATTTTTTTGTTAATACCGGTAGTGCTAAGGCGGTAGATTTTGTTGATTTAATGACCGTCGTCCAGCAGAAAGTGGCTGATCTGTTTGCAGTTGAACTTGTGCCGGAGGTGAAATTTATTGGAAGGTGGTAATCGGTGGGCAAGCGAAGAGTAAAAGTAAGAGATAAGCACTCGACAGGAAACTGGCTGGCTCGGAGGTGGAGTTTAATGACTCCGGCTGCGAAAAAGAAAACCATCACCTTGTTTATAGCCGGTCTGTTCAGTCTTTGTGCTGTTCTGGTAGCTTCAGTTGTTGCTTTTAAATTTTTAGGAACTTCTGACTTTTTTCAAATAAGTTCGCTTAGGATTAATGGTAACCACGAAGTAAGAAAGGCTGAAATTGTTAAACTATCCGGTCTTGATATTTATTCAAATCTATTAACGGTTAAAACAGAACTCATAAGAAAAAATATTGAGTCGCATGCCTGGGTGGAGCGAGCAATTGTTAAGAAAAAATGGCCGAATGTGCTCACGGTAGATGTTCGTGAAAGAAAGCCGTTGGCAATTATCAATACTGATAAAGGAATATATTACATAGACAAAACTGCAGCTGTATTTACGAAAGTTGAGGGTGGTTTTGATCTTGACTACCCGGTTTTTAGCGGCATGGAAGATATGGTCAGGGTCTCAGCTGCTGGGGAGGTGGAGGTAGTTGACAGTCAAAAAATTAACGAGGCCTTAGGGCTCACTGGCTTTGCGAGCAGTGGCAGTTCTTCGTTTCCCAGGCAAAATATTTCACAAATTAATTATGACAAAGAAAATAAGCTGGTTTTGTTCCTCACTGACAGGCCTTTTCCGATTTTTTTAGGTGATGATGCCAGTAGACAAAAGTTCGAACGTTTAAAAAAAGTATTATACTGGCTCTATAAAAAAAAAGAGTTTGCCAATATTGATTATATCCGCTTGGATTACTTAGAAAATAAGGTTCTGGTTGGTAAAAATAATAGTTGAATTTGTAGAATAAAGTATTGAATCAAAAAGGTTTTTCATTTACTTTGTAGTTGGCGTAAACTTGAGGGTAGGCAAGCTGTACCCTGGTGATATCCGACTCCGAAAAGGCCGGATAAAGGTGAGGTAATGGGGCAAGATCAAACAGAGCTGATTGTCGGGTTGGACATTGGTACCACAAAAATTTGTGCGATAGTCG from Desulfobulbaceae bacterium encodes the following:
- a CDS encoding UDP-N-acetylmuramoyl-tripeptide--D-alanyl-D-alanine ligase, giving the protein MSSMQNRFAGSTTIVEAGFGYGFATKENPSWTLNQILLATGGRLVSGSAHAGFRSISTDSRAIKPGDMFLALVGDNFDGTAFVGQAIKKGAAGVIVTKSIESYLPVPVVQVENTLLALGDLARYRRNLLRGIKVIALTGSSGKTTVKEMTASILEKRGNVLKTQGNFNNLVGLPLSLLPVNYRHEYVVLEMGMNRPGEIARLAEIADPDIVCINNVQAAHLEGLGSIEGVAAAKGELFESCRSSAVLVINLEDPLVRKLARKCKNEKVTFGQQLKADVRSTHFVAKGQDGVDFTLHIGNQKARVHLNAMGEHNVLNSLAAAAMAYAAGAEISEIVSGLESFTSQSNRLGIQELSGGLTVINDSYNANPASMQAALATVQGIRKGSKTVAVLGDMLELGDCSEQEHSQIGELAAWSGFDYLFAVGAYAETMVVAARSAGMSLERALKFQTKTDLATHIIELLEKDALRSGDIVLVKGSRGMHMEEVIKELECQIKVNR
- a CDS encoding phospho-N-acetylmuramoyl-pentapeptide-transferase — encoded protein: MFYHFLYPLHTVFSGFNVFRYITFRCVGATVTAFLIVLLVGPTFIKYLKKLEIGQVIRADGPQSHFSKQGVPTMGGVLIIFALSMTTLLWVDLMNPHVWIILIVTLWFALIGGYDDYRKIKKQNSKGLSPKEKLLLQGAGALTASWFIFKNPAINTEIVLPFFKNFSPDLGMFYMVFVILVVVGASNAVNLTDGLDGLASGPTVVTSAVYLVFSYLAGHATLASYLQIPFVSGAGEIAIFCGAMVGASLGFLWFNTFPAQIFMGDTGSLSLGAALGCVAVMTKQEILLVLVGGVFVMEALSVILQVGFFKMSGGKRIFLMAPFHHHYEKKGWTEPKVVVRFWIVSIILGLSALATLKLR
- the murD gene encoding UDP-N-acetylmuramoyl-L-alanine--D-glutamate ligase — translated: MADCLLKPVALGDTVLIVGLGKSGLSAVRFFLKLGAKVKLSDSKQNPPQHVVDWLNSMNIEVEFGGHSEKFFSGTDLVLLSPGVPHTLPILDFVRSQGTPVCGELALAPHYLKTPVIAITGTNGKTTTTTLIGDIVKASGKKVFVGGNIGIPLTDYLIGDQSADWLVLEVSSFQLDTAGSFRPDIGLFLNLTPDHLDRYGSVEEYAHAKMNLFAHQGVNDVVIYNSDDPVVCALVQDQHIFVVNNPKRRTLAFGQGRLNGDGAWYCDTGVECAVGGVRCDFDLSSTVFMNFPNKENAAAAILSCLVAGCSVEAINHGLRKFVALAHRMTLVKEVNGVRYYNDSKATNIGALQAALKAFSMPVILIAGGRDKGGDFNLLKKEVSEKVRLMLLIGESKALMAETFEQVTKVECCSSLVEAVHRAHELSVPGDIVLFSPACASFDMFDSYVHRGEVFEKIVSELVA
- the murG gene encoding undecaprenyldiphospho-muramoylpentapeptide beta-N-acetylglucosaminyltransferase, with amino-acid sequence MKTLTVVITGGGTGGHIFPGIAIAQEMIARDHQTRIVFIGTERRIDKQAMEMYGFDTRTIHCKPLKGSGLWAKLKSIGLLPVSLLESLLVLRNIKPDLVFGVGGYVTGPVLVAARLLGVPTCIHEQNSVPGMANRKIGGVVDRIFLSLPGSERFFPEEKCFLSGNPIRKDILDILAEKQSSNAPTLVVLGGSQGAHSVNRIVPPALDLIKTRLPEGFTVIHQTGVADEEDVRQEYGRIGISARVTAFFSSMKEVYSEATLVLSRAGATTLAELTALQLPMLLIPFPYAADNHQQKNAQILVDSGAAKMFLEADLTPEILSVELLSLLLSEEARHKMAKSSGALARPHAAQAIVDQALTLLRQKEA
- a CDS encoding UDP-N-acetylmuramate--L-alanine ligase; this encodes MYKKNKHIHFVGIGGIGMSGIAELLLNLHYTVSGSDLRESDITRRLAKLGGIINIGHRGEWVKGADVVVTSTAVRKNNPEIVAANEALIPVIPRAEMLAELMRLKKYGIAVAGSHGKTTTTSMTGWMLAQAGLDPTVVIGGQVDNFGSNAKLGDGEFLVAEADESDGSFLHLSPVVEVVTNIDLEHLDYYSGIEEIKAVFLQFINKIPFYGAAVICLDDANIVELMPQIKKRVITYGLTAQADLHARGIETEGLTSRFEVCGNNKVLGEIKINFAGTHNVYNALAAVAVGLELDIDFDVIKKGLESFTGVQRRLQVKGEVKGVTVVDDYGHHPTEIRATLSAMRLAWPKRRIVVLFQPHRYTRTQALFKEFSTAFHDADMLFIGDIYPASEDPIEGVTSLTLIDKIKVHGQKNVYYVTDLNKAVDQLLPYLESADVFLTLGAGNVWQIGEQVLDNLKDANLKSEKL
- the murB gene encoding UDP-N-acetylmuramate dehydrogenase; translation: MRSYKETIKNCWDNDICWDCPLSEYTTLKVGGPADALIKPGSARQLQQLIEKLSLEAVPWQILGHGSNVVVADEGVDGVVILLGPEFAAIWQDEEGRVTVEAGCSLAKLGKWCADRSMSGLEFTAGIPGSVGGAVVMNAGAWGHEMKDVLHSLEVMGADGQLTAELLSADDFQYRKWNKKAGRVVVSATLNLSHCPTKEIAAKSGEYIRQRNEKQPKGLASAGSFFKNIKGIPAGMLIEKAGLKGLTIGGAQVSRKHANFFVNTGSAKAVDFVDLMTVVQQKVADLFAVELVPEVKFIGRW
- a CDS encoding FtsQ-type POTRA domain-containing protein, producing MGKRRVKVRDKHSTGNWLARRWSLMTPAAKKKTITLFIAGLFSLCAVLVASVVAFKFLGTSDFFQISSLRINGNHEVRKAEIVKLSGLDIYSNLLTVKTELIRKNIESHAWVERAIVKKKWPNVLTVDVRERKPLAIINTDKGIYYIDKTAAVFTKVEGGFDLDYPVFSGMEDMVRVSAAGEVEVVDSQKINEALGLTGFASSGSSSFPRQNISQINYDKENKLVLFLTDRPFPIFLGDDASRQKFERLKKVLYWLYKKKEFANIDYIRLDYLENKVLVGKNNS